The DNA segment AGACGCCTAGCGAGGCCCCGTCGCCCGCCTGAGCTCGCGCGACGAGCTCACGGTCGCGCTCACGCTCGAGGTCACGGTCCGCGGCGATCCCAACGCCCCCGCCGCGCCGCTCGTCGTCACGCTCGCCCTGCACGCGCGCGAGCCTACCAGCCTTGCGATCGGCGCGTCGCGTGACCTCGCGCGCCACCCCGAGGGTCGCCAAGACCGAGGGGAGACGCCAGTCGTCGAGGGCCATCGTGCTCACGAGGACCCAACGCGGGTCGGGTGGTGCACCTTACAGCTTCGCCCGCGGCGACGAACGCCTCGGGGCTCAGTTCCAGGTTCACGGGGACGCGTCCCCCGCGCTACCGTCGCGGCATGCGAGCTAGCGGTCACGTGGGTCTCCTCTCGGCCACCCTCGCGGCGGCGCTCGCGCTCGCCGCCCCGGCCGCCGCCGCGGAGGCAGCCGCGCCCACCCCGCCCGCCGCACGCGCCGGCGCGTCCGCGCGCCCCCTGCTGCCGTTCACGAAGACGACCCTACCCAACGGGCTCCAGGTCATCTTGCACGAGGACCACACGACCCCGACCGTCGTGGTCAACCTGGGCTACCGCGTGGGCTCGCGCTTCGAGGCGCCCCGCCGTACGGGCTTCGCGCACCTGTTCGAGCACCTGATGTTCATGGGCACGCGCCGCGCGCCGACGAAGGCGTTCGACGCGTGGATGGAGGCCGCCGGCGGCTGGAACAACGCGTGGACGAGCGAGGACCGCACGGTCTACTACGACGTCGGGCCGCCCACCGCGCTCCCGCTGTTGCTCTGGCTCGAGGCCGATCGGCTGAGCGATCTCGGGCCCTCGATGACGCTCGACAAGCTGAACGCGCAGCGGGAGGTCGTGCGCAACGAGCGCCGCCAGACCAGCGAGAACCAGCCCTACGGCAAAGCCGAGCTGCGGCTGCCGGAGCTCCTCTTCCCCGAGGGGCACCCGTACCACCACCCGGTGATCGGCTCGCACGCCGATCTCGAGGCCGCGTCGGTCGACGACGTGAAGGGGTTCTTCGCCACCCACTACACCGCGTCGAACGCGGCCCTCGTCGTCGCGGGCGATCACCACCCCGAGGCGACGCTCGCGTGGGTGACGCGCCTCTTCAGCGGGCTGCCCCGCGTGGCTCGCGCCGCCGATCCGGCAGTCCCCGCAGGCACTCCCGCGCTCGCCAAGGTCGTGCGCGAGACCCTCCGCGACACGGTGGAGCTCGCGCGCGTCACGTTCGCGTGGCCGAGCCCGAAGCATTTCGCCGCGGGCGACGCCGAGCTCGATCTCCTTGGAAGCGTGCTGTCCGCGACCAAGGCGAGCCGGCTCACAGAGCGCCTCGTTTTCCGCGAAAAGGCGGCCCAGAGGGTCGTCGCGTACCAGGCGTCGAGTGCCCTGGCGTCGCACTTCGCGATCGACGTGCTCGTGACCCCCGGAGTCGATCCCGCCAAGGTGGAGCGCCTCGTGGACGAGGAGCTCGCCAAGGTGCGGGCGGGCGAGCTCACCGAGGTCGAGCTCTCGCGCGCCAAGAACGGCGTCGAGACGGGCCTCATCACGCGGCTCCAGAGCGTGCGCGAGCGCGCGAGCCTCCTGAGCTCGTACGAACAGGAGCTCGGCGATCCGGGCTACTTCGAGCGCGATCTCGCGCGGTACCGCGACGCCACGCTGGCGGGCCTGCGGGCGGCGGCGCAGAGCTCGCTGCGAACGGACGCCCGCGTGGTGCTCACGGTGCTTCCGGAGCCGCCACGGGCCCAGCGGGCTTCAGGCGTCGGCGCGGGAAAGGAGGCCCCATGAGCGTCCGACCCCTCGCGCTCGCCGCGGTCTGCCTGCTCGCGGCGGCCTGCGAGCCGCCCGCGCCCCCCAAGCGCCCGAGTCCCCCGGAGAGCTCGCCCCCAGGCGCCTCGCCACGGGCCGCGGTGGCGCCCCCGCCGGCCGATCCGCTCGGCCCTAAGCCCGAGCCCGCCGCGCCCGCGCCGTACGTCCCCGACGCGCCCCGCGTGCGCACGTTGAAGAGCGGGCTCACCGTGTGGGTGCTCGAGCGACACGCGGTGCCCCTCGTGTCGATGACCCTGGTGGTCCCCGGGGGGGCGGCCCGCGATCCGCGGGGAAAGCACGGGCTCGCCGCGATCACGGCGAACATGCTCGACGAGGGCGCAGGGCGCCGAGGCGCGCTGGATCTCGCGCGGCATTTCGAGTCTCTCGGGGCCGAGCTGAGCACGGGCGCGACGGCCGACTACTCCTTCGCCCAGCTCACGGTGCTGAAGCGAAACCTCCGGGCGGTCTGGCCCGCGTACGTCGACGTGTTCGCGAAGCCTTCGCTCCTCCCGGCCGATTTCGCGCGCGTCCGCGAGCTCTGGCGGAACGAGCTCAAGGCGCGGCGCGCAGAGCCCGAGGACGTCGCCAGGGTCGCGGGCCTCGCGCTCCACTACGGGCTCGATCACCCGTACGGGCACCCGCCCGAGGGCACGCTGCGCGGGGCCGCGGCGATCACCGTCGCCGACGTCGCGGCCGAGTACGCGCGCGCCTACCGCGCCGACGTCGCGACGCTCGTCATCGTCGGCGACGTGGCCGACGCCGACCTGACCGCGCTCGAACCCGAGCTCGACCGCTTCGCCCGAGGGGCTGCACCGCGTGGCGCCGCGCCGCCCGCGCGTGAGGTGCCTCCCGCGCCGGCCCCGGTCCGTAGGCGGGTGGTGGTGGTCGATCGCCCTGGCGCTCCGCAGAGCGTCGTCTCTTTGCTGCTCCCGGCGGTCCCCGCGGGTCACGACGAGGCGCCGCTCTTGTCTCGCGCCAACATCGCCCTGGGCGGGTCGTTCACGTCGCGCCTGAACCAAGATCTCCGCGAAGAGCGCGGCCTCACGTACGGCGCGAGCTCGCGCCTCTCGTTCAGCCGCGGCGCGGGCGTCTTCGTCGCGCACGCCGCGGTGCAGACCGACAAAACCCAGGAGGCCCTCGCGGCGCTCATGGCCGACGTCGTCGCCTACGCGCACGGCGGGCCCACGCCCGCCGAGACCGAAAAGACCCGGCTCGTCGCGCGGGCGGATCTCGTGGAAGCGTTCGAGGGCGTATCCCCGGCCTCGTCGCGCCTGGCGCGCCTCGCCGGGGTGGGCCTACCCCACGACCACGACACGCGGACCTCGCCCCGCCGCGACGGCGCCACCCGCGCCGAGCTCGCGGACGCCGCGCGACGGTGGCTCGACCCCACGCGGGGGGCTGTGCTGGTCGTGGGGCCGAAGGCGACGGTGTTGAAGGCGCTCGAGCCCCTGAAGCTCGGCCCGGCGGAGACCCTCACGATCGAGTAGGGCCGGCGCTGGGGTCCATGGGCGCGCGGGCGAACAGCTGTTGACGTCCCAGGGGAGGGGCGCGTAATCCGGGGCCATGACGGTCTCGATCGAGCTCGGCCCGGGCGCTGAAGACAACGGGCTCGCCTCCATGTTGGCGGAGCTCCTGCGCCAAAATCTCGAGCAAAACCCCCACAAACTCACCGATTTCTACGCGCTGCGGGGCAAGTTCGCGATCGTGGCCGACGACGCCGACGTCGCCCTCACGCTGCGCTTCGCCTTCGGGCATCTGTGTGTGCTCAACGGCATCGTGGGCACGCCGGACGTCACCATCCGCGCGACGAGCGACGTGGTCATGGCCCTCTCCAACATGCCCGTCGGGGCCTTGGGCCTGCCCATCCCGTCCCGCGACGAGCAGCGCGACGTCGTGCGCCAGGTGGCGTCGGCCTTCCGCGCTGGCAGCTTTCGGGTCTTCGGCGTGCTCCGCCACTTCGGCATGTTCCAGCGGCTCACCCGCGTGCTGTCGGTGAACGGCTAGCAAAATACGGCACTTTGACGCTTTCACCTTGACGGGTGTGAGGTGCCCTCGTACCCTGCCGTGCCTCATTCCCCGTGGCGGCAGCCCGAGCACGTCGTGGCTGCAACTCCTCGTTATTACGTGATTTTGTAAGGTTCTCTCCCATGGCCGTTCACATCCGTCTCGCGCGCGCTGGCGCCAAGAAGAAGCCCTTCTACCGTATCGTAGTCACCGACCAACGCAGCCCGCGTGGGGGCCGGTTCCTCGAGAACATCGGCACCTTCGACCCGCTCCGCGAGGGCTCCTTCACGATCGACGCGGCCCGCCTCGCGTACTGGCAGGGCACGGGCGCCCAGGCGTCGGACACCGTGGCGCACCTCATCAAGGCCACCGCGAAGAAGGCCCTCGCGGCCGCCAAGTAGGCGCCGTCGTGCCCCTGAAAGAGCTGATTCGCTCCATCGCCGTGGAGCTCGTCGACCAGCCCGAGAAGGTCGTGGTCAACGAGATCGCCGGCGAGAACAACACCCTCATCGAGCTGCGCGTCGCGCGCGAGGACGTGGGCAAGGTCATCGGCAAGGAGGGGCGCACGGCCCAGTCGATGCGCACGCTCCTGTCGGCGGTCTCGACCAAGCTCGGCCGGCGCGCCCACCTCGACATCGTCGACTGATGATCCGCCCCGACGCGTGGGTACCCCTCGCCGAGATCGCCCGCGCCCACGGCGTGCGCGGCGAGGTGCGCCTTCGCCTTTTCAACAAGGACAGCGACGTGCTGCTCGAGCAGGACGAGGTCCTGGTGCGCCTGACCGACGGCGAAGAGCACGAGGTCAGCGTCGACGGCGCGCGGCGGGCCGACCAGGCCATCCTGATCAAGCTCCACTCGGTGGACGACCGCGAGCGCGCCGACGAGCTCCGCGGCGCGCTCGTGTGCGTGCGGCGCGAGGCGTTCCCGCCGCTGGACGACGGCGAGTTCTACACCTGCGACGCCCTCGGCGCGGAGGTCGTGCTCGTGCAAGGAGCGACCGACGCGACCGACGCCGCCACGGAGGCGGGCGCCCAGCGCCTCGGCCACGTCCGCGATCTGATGAGCTACCCGAGCGTCGACGTCCTCGTCGTTCGCGCCGAGGACGGCGGCCCCGACTGGGAGATCCCGCTGGTCGCGGCGTACGTCGCCCGCGCCGACGTGTCCGCGGGCCGCTTCGTGCTGCGCTCGATCGAGGGCATCGAGCGCCTCGCGCCTCGCGCGAAGGCGTCCGCTCCGCCCGACGACGGCCCGTGAGGGCGGCGTGAGGGTCGACGTCGTCACGCTCTTCCCGGAGCTCTTCGGCGCGTTCGCGACCACCTCGTTCGTGGGCCGCGCGATCGAGCAGCGGGCGCTCGCGCTCCGGCTGCGGTCGCCGCGTGAGTTCGGCCTGGGGCGTCACCGCAGCGTCGACGACACCCCCTACGGTGGCGGCTGCGGCATGGTCATGCGCGTGGACGTGCTCGTCGCCTGCCTCGAGTCCCTCGACGCCGACGCGCCGGCTGCGCCCGCGGTGGCGGCGGGCCGTGGCGAGGACGCAGGGCCCGGGCGCGCGCACCGCGTGCTGCTGACACCGCAAGGCGCGCCGTTCACCCAGGCCCACGCCCGGCGCCTCGCCACGCTGCCCGCGCTCGCCCTCGTGTGCGGGCGCTACGAGGGGTTCGACGAGCGCGTGCGACTGCACGTCGACGAAGAGATCTCTCTCGGCGACTTCGTCATGACCGGCGGAGAGGTCGCCGCCATGGCGATCATCGAGGCCACGGTGCGTCTGCTGCCCGGGGTGCTCGGCAACGCCGACTCGGTGGTCGACGAGTCGCACGGGGAAGGGGGGCTCCTCGAGTACCCTCAGTACACCCGCCCGCTCGAGTTCCGCGGCGCCCGCGTGCCCGATGTGCTCGCCGGAGGAAATCATAGTAAAATCAAGGCGTTTCGTGACGCGGAGCGCCTCGAACGCACGCGCGCCCGGCGCCCCGATTTGCTCGCGCGCCGAGGCGGTGATCCAGACGCGGGCGGGGAGTCGTGAGCCGCTCGGTGTCGATCGCGCTCGTGCACTTCCCGGTCCTCGACGGGAAGCGAGCGGAGGTCACCACCACGGTGACGAACCTCGACGTCCACGACCTCGCGAGGAGCGCCCGCACCTTCGGGTGCGCGTCGTACTTCATCGTGCACCCCGTGGAGGCGCAGCGCACGCTCGTGGGTCGCATCCAGGAGCACTGGACCACGGGCTCGAGCGCGCAGCGCATCCCCACCCGGAAGGTGGCGCTCGCGCTCGTCCGCGTGGTGCCGAGCCTCGAGGCGATGGTGGCCTCGTTCGGGGGACGCGACGAGGTCGAGCTGTGGGCTACCGCGGCGCGGGCCTCGCGCGAGCCGCTCGATTTCGCTTCGGCGCGCGCGCTCCTCGCCACGCCAGGCAAGCCGGTGGTCGTCCTCTTCGGCACCGGGTGGGGGCTCGCCCCGCAGGTCATCGACGGCGTGGACGCGCTCCTGCCCGCGATCGAGCGAGCGCCCGGCGTCGGCGAGGGAGACGCGTACAACCACCTCAGCGTGCGCGCCGCGTGCGCCATCACGCTCGATCGCCTGCTCGGCGGCTGACGCGCTCCTCAGCGGCTCACGAGCGGAGCATGCGGTGGACGATGAGCACCACGAGCCCGCCGCCGACCGCGAGGCCGAAGCTGTGGAGGTCGAAGCCCGTGACGCTGCCCCAGCCGAGGCGCGTACCTGCGAAGCCGCCGACCACCGCGCCGACGATGCCGAGGAGCGTCGTGGCGATGAGCCCGCCGCCGTCGCGGCCGGGCAGGATGAACTTGGCCACGATCCCGGCGATCAGGCCGAACAGCGCCCACGAGAGGAAGCCCATGCGCGCACTCTACGCCGCGGGCTACCCTTCGACGAGCGGAGCCTCGACGAGCAGGCCGCCGGGCTTGCCGGGGAGCAGCTCCACGAGCACCACCCGCGCGGCGACCGCCTGCCCCGCGTGTACGAACCGGAGCCGCTTCGCCTCGAGCCCGGCGCCGCGCGAGGCCACGAGGAGCGCGGGGAGCTCGCGTGCAGGATACACAAAACATGCGCGCCCTCGTCGACCGAGCAGCGACCGCGCCCGCACGAGGAACGGGTCGAGCGCGCCCGAGCGCGCGTCGCGCACCTGCGCGGCCGGGGGGCGCCCCTTGCCAGGCGTGAGGTACGGCGGGTTCGCGACCACGAGGTCGGCGGTCCCGGGCGCAAACGCGGCGTCGTCGGCGACGTCGGCGCGGACGACCTCGGCGCGCGCAGCGTAGCCGTTCTCTTCGAGGTTTCGCGCGCAGAGGCTCGCGAGCGTGGGGTCGCGCTCCACGAACGACACGCGCTCGGCGGAGCCGCTCGCGAGGAGCGTGAGCCCCACCGCGCCGACCCCTGCGCCGAGGTCGACGGCGTGCGTGGCGGGCCGCGGCCGGATCGCGAACCCCGCGAGGTGCAGCGCGTCCACGTTCACGCGGTACCCGACGCCGCGCGCGGGCTGCCACAGCACCGTGCGGCCCCCGTGGAGGGTGTCGCGCGTGGAGGCCGCCGACGACAGCACGTCGCGCTCCGGGGTTACTTGGAGGGGCGACGGCCGCGCAGGGAGAGCGCGGTGACCGCGCCCGGGAACATCTGCACGACGTGCGTGCCGAGGACCATCGTCTGGCCGTTGACCTTGCCGACCGCGGTGACGCGGACCGGGACGCCTGTGGGGAAGTTCAGCGCGCCGAAGAGCCCGAGCTTGCTCGTGCCCGAGCGGGCCTGCTGCTGGTCGGGGAGGGGATCGGCTTCGTTCTCGCCGAAGTAGAACACGTCGGCTTCGTGCGGCACGTCGGTGTCCACCGTGGCGCCGGCCACGCGAATGTCGCCGCAGTCGTGGATCTCGCCCGCGAGCACGCCCTTGTCGGGCTTCGGGATGAAGCCGCCCGCCGCCGCGGCGACGGTGTTGACGTCGGTGGCCGCGACCGCCGCCGGATCGTAGGCGATGACGTCGCCCTTGATGTCGCGGTTACGGAACATGACGTTGTAGTCGTAGAGCTCCTTCCACTGGCTGCCGTTCGGCGTGACGTCGCTGGTCTTCACGATGAGCGGCGTCTCGGTGGGAACGCCGGCGTACGTGTACGCGCGGAAGGAGCAGCCCCCCTCGGGGCACTTCTTCAGCCAGGTGGGCTTGGGCGTCTGCACGTCGTCGGTGTTCTTGGTCTCGATGGCCGTGCCCACCCGCTCGCCGACCGTGCCGTTTGGGCCCTCCTTGAAGAGCTCGAGCTTCACGCCCGCCGAGTCGTTCCCGCTCGAGAAGAGCCGCACGAACCCCTTCAGCGTGACCGTCTTCGAGGGTTCGAGCGCGCCCGGATCATCGAGGCAGGCGAGGTTCAGCGCGGGGTCGGTCGTGGAGTAGCGCTGGAGGCCGGTGCCGCGCGACAGCTCCTTCGTGGGCGGCGCGACGTACGTGCAGCACGCGTTGACCGTGCGGGGTGGCTTGCACGACGTCGGGTTCGCGTTGGAGGGGGCGCTGCACGATGAGCAGAAGTCCTTCTTCTGCAGGTCGGCCAGGCAGCCGCCCGCGGCGCCGCCGTCGCCGGCGATCGGCGGGTTCGAGGTGCTGCAGCCGGCGCCCGCGACGAGCGCGGAGCCGAGGACGATCGCGACGAGGGCTAGCTTCTTCATGCGTTCATGCGCATAGCAACGCTGCCGGGCTCGGGCTAGCCTCGAAGTGTCGTTTTGAGCGTTCATCCCGCAAATTCCACCGAGCGTGCCCGGCTGACGCAGAGCGTAAAGGACGAGGCGCGGCGCCTCCGCTTCGACGTGGTGGGCATCGCGCGGGCCGATCAGCCGCTCGGCGAGGACCACGCGCGCTACGAGGCGTTCCTCGCCGCCGGGTACCACGGCTCGATGGACTACCTCGCCGCCGACGCCGACGTCCGCGCGCGCCTCGATCGTCCGACCGTCCTCGAGGGCGCGCGCTCCGTGATTTGCTTGGCCCGCAGCTACAAGCGGGCGGACGACGACCGTGACGGCCCGATGGCGCAGCGCGTGGCCCGGTACGCGCGCGGCCAGGACTACCACAACGGTCTGCGCAAGCGGCTCCGGCGCCTCGCGGCCTTCGTGCGGGCCCTCGCGCCGGGCGTGTCCGCGCGGCCGCTCGTCGACGACGCGCCCGTGCTCGAGCGCGCGTGGGCCTCGCGGGCGGGCCTCGGCTTCGTGGGCAAGAACGGGCTCCTCATCGCGCCCGGCGTGGGCTCGTACGTGCTCCTGGGCGAGGTCGTGACGACCCTCGAGCTCGCGCCCGACGACCCGATCCCCGGGCGCTGCGGCGCGTGCACGCGGTGCCTCGACGCGTGCCCCACGCAGGCGCTCGTGCGACCGTTCGTCCTCGACGCGCGACGATGCGTGGCCTACCTCACCATCGAGCACGAGGGGCCTCTCGACCCCGCGCTCCGAGAGGGCGTGGGCGAGCGGGTCTTTGGCTGCGACGTGTGCCAGGAGGTGTGCCCGTTCAACGCGGGCCGCGCCGAGGCGGCCGACGCGCAGCCGTTCCGGCCCCACGCGCGCCTCGACGACGCGTCGCTCGAGGGCTGGCTGGGGCTGGACGCCGCCGGCTTCGAGGCGGTGCGCGCCGGGAGCCCGCTCGGCCGCCCGGGCCTTGACGGCCTGCAGCGGAACGCCGCGATCGCGCTGGGGAATCGAGGGGATCCCGTGGCCCGATCGGCGCTGAGCGCCAAGGCGTCCGACCCCCACGCGGCGCCCGCTGTGCGGGAGGCGGCCGCGTGGGCCCTCGGCCGCCTCCGTGGGGACTGAGCGTGCGGGGCGCGGCCCTCGCTGCTGCTGCCTCCATGCATCGAAAATCATTCAAGCTTCGACAGCCGCAGGGCGGGTTTTGTTTGCGCGACCGGGGGTGGGCGGTAGCCTAAGGACCCATGAAGCGCCTCGGACTCGCCACTGTGCTGCTCGCCGCCTCCCTCCCGATCGTGCTGCCCCGCGCAGCGTCGGCCGCAACCCAGCGCGTCACGGTCACACAGCGCGGCGACTTCGCGGTCATCGGGAACACCCTCGGCCACGACTGCGGCAACGCGACGCCTGCGCCCCTCGTCGGCACCCTCGGCGCGTGCGGCAACACCGGCCTCGCCGACTCGGCGCCGGACGTGTGGTGGACCACCGACGGCGCCGCGGCCGGCACGAACGCGTCTCTCGCGATCACCCCCGCGACGGCCCGGAGCGTCGCGGTGCTCGCGAGCGGGAACACGAAGGGCGTCGCGGTGCCCGCGGGCGCGACCGTGACGCTGGCGCGTCTCTCGTGGTCGGGGTCTCTCCCCACGGGCACGGCGCCCTCGGAGACCGTCACCCTCGATCGCGTCGGAGCCGGCGCCTTCAGCGCGCCGGTCACATCCGACAGCACGGTCGTGCGGACGGTGAACGGCAAGGTCTGGTACGGCGCCTCGGCCGACGTCACGGCCCTCGTGAAGCAGCATGGGACTGGCGCGTACGGGGTCAGCGGCATCTCGGTGCAAGACGTGGCCAACGCCAACGACAACGAGCGCTTCGGCGGGTGGTCGCTCACGGTCTTTTACTACCGAGAGACCGATCCGGTGCGGAACCTCACGCTGTTCGATGGCATGGACATCATCGACAACGGCCAGGTCGACCTGCCGCTCAGCGGGTTCCTCGTGCCGCCGGCGGGCTTCGACGCCACGCTCGGCGTGGTCACCTTCGAGGGCGACAACGCGCACACGGGCGACAGCTTCTCCTTCGGGCCCACTACGGCGAGGCTCACCGCGCTGTCGAACCCGCTGAACCCCGTCGGGAACTTCTTCAACGGCTCGCGCACGAGCCTCGGCGTGCCGGTCTCCGTGCCCGGCGATCTCCCGCAGCTCACCGGCGCCATCGGGTCGATGTCCGGAATCGACGTCGACGTCATCGACGTCACGGCCCAGATGGCTGCGGGCCAGAGCGCGGCGGTCGCGCGGCTCGCTACCGCGAGCGACACGTTCGCGCTCGCCGGGCTCGCGACGTCGCTCTCGTCTCTCATGCCCGACTTCACGGCGTCCCCCAAGACCGTGAAGAACCTCACGCACCCGACGGGCGGCACGCTCGCGGGCGACGTGCTCGAGTACTCGATCGCCGTGAAGAATACCGGCAGCGATCCCTCCGATCGCACCGAGCTCCGCGACGCAATCCCGACCGGGACGACCTACGAGGCGGGCTCCCTCTCCATCGTCTCCGGGCCGAACACCGGGGCGAAGACCGACGCCGGCGGTGACGATCAGGCCGAGTTCGACGCCGCCGCGGGCGCGGTGGTGGTGCGCGTCGGCGCGGGCGCGAACGCGACCTCCGGCGGCAGCTTGGGCATCAACGAAGAGAGCATCGTACGGTTCCGCGTGAAGATCTCCGCGGCGCCGCCGCCACTCATCTCCAACAAGGGCGTGATCCGATCGAGCGGCAAGGCCGCCGTCGCGGCGGGCCTCACCCTCGAGCCCACGTGGGGCACCATGGGGCCGGGCAGCCAGCCCGACACCCCGACTCCGTCGGCGGTCGGCAAGGACACCGACGGTGACGGCCTCCCCGACGATGTCGAGCTCGTGATTGGCACGAACCCCACGAACCCCGACACCGACGGCGACGGCGTCCGCGACGGGGTCGAGGTCGGCGGCGACACGGCGAAGCCCCAGGACACCGATGGCGACGGGAAGATCGACGCGCTCGACACCGACGACGACGGCGACGGAGTGCTCACGAGCGCCGAGCTCGGCGCCGACCCCACGAAGCCCCGCGACACCGACGGCGACGGCAAGCCCGACTACCTCGACGACGACGACGACAACGACACGGTCAAGACGGCGGCGGAGCTCGGCGCCGACCCCACGAAGCCGCTCGACACCGACGGCGACGGCAAGGCCGACTTCGTCGACGACGACGACGACAACGACACCCTCAAGACCGCCGACGAGCGCGCGGCCGCCACGTCCTCGCGGCAGCCCGACGACGTCGATGGCGACGGCAAGAAGAACTGGCTCGACGACGACGCCGACGGCGACGGCAAGAAGGACGGCGCGGTCGATGAGGGCCGCGGCGACACCGACGGCGACGGCGTCCCCAACTTCCTCGACCCCACGGACGCCAAGCCCCCGACGCCCGTGCCCACCGGCACAGGCACGACCCCGGCGCCCACCGGCTCCGTGCCAGGCGCGTTGCCGGGGGCAAGCGACGACCGCAACGACAACGGCTCGCTCGAGGGCGGGGGCGTCAACTGCGGCGTCGCCGAGCGCCCCGCGAGCGGCTCTACCGCGGCCATCGTGGGCCTCTCGCTGCTGGGCCTCGCGCTCGCGGGGCGGCGGCGTCGGCGCCCGTGAAGCGCGACCCGAGAACGAGCCTGGCCAACCGGCCCGTTTCTCGGTAGCGAAGCGGCATGTCTGAAGAAGCTGTGCTCGCGCTCGCCCCTGGCGTGCTGCGAAACGAGACCCGCGCGGTGGCTCGACTCCTCCGCGCGGTCGACGACCGCGTGCCGGGCTACTCGGCCGCGCTGAAGGCGTTATTTGCGCACACGGGACGTGCCTATATTGTTGGAATTACAGGGAATCCTGGCGCAGGAAAGAGCACGCTGACCGACCGCTTGGTCATGCGCTTCCAGGCCGAAGGCAAGCGCGTCGCGGTGCTCGCGGTCGACCCCTCGAGCCCCTACTCCGGCGGCGCCATCCTCGGCGATCGCATCCGCATGAACCGTCACGCGCTGGACGCGGGCGTGTTCATTCGCTCCGTCGCGACGCGCGGGCACATGGGCGGGCTCTCGCGCTCGGCGCGCGACATGGTGCGCGTGCTCGACGCTTCGGGCGCCGACGTCGTCCTCGTCGAGACCGTGGGTGTCGGGCAAGACGAGATCGAGATCACGCGCACGGCCCACACCACGCTCGTGGTCATGGCCCCGGGCATGGGCGACGAGGTGCAGGCGATCAAGGCGGGCATCATGGAGTCGGCCGACGTGTTCGCGGTCAACAAGGCCGATCGCGACGGCGTCGACTCCACCGTGCGTGACATCGAGCTCATGATCGCGCTCGGCTCGGAGACCATGACGGCGGTGTCCAAGTCCCGCGGGCACGTCGTGCATGGCAAGGCGCTCGGTCCGCCCGGCGCGCCGGCGCACGAGCGCGGAGGCGCCAGCGCCACGTGGACACCGCCCATCACCCGATGCGTGTCGCTGCGGGGCGAGGGGATCGACGAGCTCACGGCGCACCTCGTGGCCCACCGCGCGTGGCTCGAGGGCACGGTGGCGGGGCAGGAGCGGAAGGCCGCGCGGCTCGCCGAAGAGGTCCGCGAGTCGCTGCGCGAGGCCCTCATCGACGCGGCGACGCGGACGCTCCGCGACGAGCTCGACGCGGCGGTCGCGCGCGTGTCCTCCAAGACCTCGGATCCGTACACCGAGACCGAGCGGCTGCTCGAGGCCTTCCGGGGGCGCGGCGCTCCGGCGCCCGGCTCGTGACGTTTTCGCTTGGTTCTTCGCCGGC comes from the Myxococcales bacterium genome and includes:
- a CDS encoding RNA methyltransferase, coding for MSIALVHFPVLDGKRAEVTTTVTNLDVHDLARSARTFGCASYFIVHPVEAQRTLVGRIQEHWTTGSSAQRIPTRKVALALVRVVPSLEAMVASFGGRDEVELWATAARASREPLDFASARALLATPGKPVVVLFGTGWGLAPQVIDGVDALLPAIERAPGVGEGDAYNHLSVRAACAITLDRLLGG
- a CDS encoding insulinase family protein — protein: MRASGHVGLLSATLAAALALAAPAAAAEAAAPTPPAARAGASARPLLPFTKTTLPNGLQVILHEDHTTPTVVVNLGYRVGSRFEAPRRTGFAHLFEHLMFMGTRRAPTKAFDAWMEAAGGWNNAWTSEDRTVYYDVGPPTALPLLLWLEADRLSDLGPSMTLDKLNAQREVVRNERRQTSENQPYGKAELRLPELLFPEGHPYHHPVIGSHADLEAASVDDVKGFFATHYTASNAALVVAGDHHPEATLAWVTRLFSGLPRVARAADPAVPAGTPALAKVVRETLRDTVELARVTFAWPSPKHFAAGDAELDLLGSVLSATKASRLTERLVFREKAAQRVVAYQASSALASHFAIDVLVTPGVDPAKVERLVDEELAKVRAGELTEVELSRAKNGVETGLITRLQSVRERASLLSSYEQELGDPGYFERDLARYRDATLAGLRAAAQSSLRTDARVVLTVLPEPPRAQRASGVGAGKEAP
- a CDS encoding KH domain-containing protein, with protein sequence MKELIRSIAVELVDQPEKVVVNEIAGENNTLIELRVAREDVGKVIGKEGRTAQSMRTLLSAVSTKLGRRAHLDIVD
- the rpsP gene encoding 30S ribosomal protein S16: MAVHIRLARAGAKKKPFYRIVVTDQRSPRGGRFLENIGTFDPLREGSFTIDAARLAYWQGTGAQASDTVAHLIKATAKKALAAAK
- a CDS encoding methyltransferase, with amino-acid sequence MLSSAASTRDTLHGGRTVLWQPARGVGYRVNVDALHLAGFAIRPRPATHAVDLGAGVGAVGLTLLASGSAERVSFVERDPTLASLCARNLEENGYAARAEVVRADVADDAAFAPGTADLVVANPPYLTPGKGRPPAAQVRDARSGALDPFLVRARSLLGRRGRACFVYPARELPALLVASRGAGLEAKRLRFVHAGQAVAARVVLVELLPGKPGGLLVEAPLVEG
- a CDS encoding insulinase family protein — its product is MSVRPLALAAVCLLAAACEPPAPPKRPSPPESSPPGASPRAAVAPPPADPLGPKPEPAAPAPYVPDAPRVRTLKSGLTVWVLERHAVPLVSMTLVVPGGAARDPRGKHGLAAITANMLDEGAGRRGALDLARHFESLGAELSTGATADYSFAQLTVLKRNLRAVWPAYVDVFAKPSLLPADFARVRELWRNELKARRAEPEDVARVAGLALHYGLDHPYGHPPEGTLRGAAAITVADVAAEYARAYRADVATLVIVGDVADADLTALEPELDRFARGAAPRGAAPPAREVPPAPAPVRRRVVVVDRPGAPQSVVSLLLPAVPAGHDEAPLLSRANIALGGSFTSRLNQDLREERGLTYGASSRLSFSRGAGVFVAHAAVQTDKTQEALAALMADVVAYAHGGPTPAETEKTRLVARADLVEAFEGVSPASSRLARLAGVGLPHDHDTRTSPRRDGATRAELADAARRWLDPTRGAVLVVGPKATVLKALEPLKLGPAETLTIE
- the rimM gene encoding 16S rRNA processing protein RimM; protein product: MIRPDAWVPLAEIARAHGVRGEVRLRLFNKDSDVLLEQDEVLVRLTDGEEHEVSVDGARRADQAILIKLHSVDDRERADELRGALVCVRREAFPPLDDGEFYTCDALGAEVVLVQGATDATDAATEAGAQRLGHVRDLMSYPSVDVLVVRAEDGGPDWEIPLVAAYVARADVSAGRFVLRSIEGIERLAPRAKASAPPDDGP
- the trmD gene encoding tRNA (guanosine(37)-N1)-methyltransferase TrmD; amino-acid sequence: MRVDVVTLFPELFGAFATTSFVGRAIEQRALALRLRSPREFGLGRHRSVDDTPYGGGCGMVMRVDVLVACLESLDADAPAAPAVAAGRGEDAGPGRAHRVLLTPQGAPFTQAHARRLATLPALALVCGRYEGFDERVRLHVDEEISLGDFVMTGGEVAAMAIIEATVRLLPGVLGNADSVVDESHGEGGLLEYPQYTRPLEFRGARVPDVLAGGNHSKIKAFRDAERLERTRARRPDLLARRGGDPDAGGES
- a CDS encoding GlsB/YeaQ/YmgE family stress response membrane protein, with protein sequence MGFLSWALFGLIAGIVAKFILPGRDGGGLIATTLLGIVGAVVGGFAGTRLGWGSVTGFDLHSFGLAVGGGLVVLIVHRMLRS